From Leptodactylus fuscus isolate aLepFus1 chromosome 11, aLepFus1.hap2, whole genome shotgun sequence, one genomic window encodes:
- the LOC142185388 gene encoding cytochrome P450 2G1-like: MVLSWLESLVLLGILSWFIYSTWNAIYRRRNLPPGPTPLPIFGNVLHIRRGEMVKSLMEFSKKYGSVYTVYFGHYPVVVLCGYDTVKEALIDQADEFSGRGRLPTLDDIFKGYGEAFSDGERWRDLRRFTLTILRNFGMGKKNIEERIQEEAQFLVEEIRSQKEQFIDPTKFLLQGVSNIICSIVFGNRFEYSNDSFQKLLTMFNAVFVDMSSAWGQMKDMLPSVMYYVPGPHQRINKRLRKITDFIETRIKMNEKSIDPNSPRDYIDCFLIKQQQEQDNTNFDKNNMIMTILNLFFAGTETVSSTLRHGFMLLMKYSDIQAKVHEEIDRVIGDGRIPNIEDRSQMPYTDAVIHEIQRFADIIPMNLPHTTTRDVTFKGYTIPKGTDIYPLLCTVHQDPTKLSRPDKFDPNNFLDNKGRFKKNESFMPFSAGKRVCIGESLAKMELFLFLTTILQRFRLRPEREFTDNDIKPFMTGFANVPKFYRMSFIPRM, translated from the exons ATGGTTCTTAGCTGGTTGGAATCGCTGGTCCTGCTCGGGATCCTTTCATGGTTCATCTACTCCACATGGAATGCCATATACAGAAGACGTAACCTGCCTCCGGGACCAACACCGCTGCCGATTTTTGGAAATGTCCTGCACATTAGGAGAGGGGAGATGGTCAAATCCTTGATGGAG TTCAGTAAGAAATATGGCTcagtgtacactgtatattttggACACTATCCAGTAGTTGTCCTGTGTGGTTACGACACTGTCAAAGAAGCGTTAATTGATCAAGCAGATGAATTTAGTGGTCGGGGGAGACTTCCTACATTGGATGATATTTTTAAAGGATATG GGGAAGCTTTTAGCGATGGAGAAAGATGGAGGGATCTTCGCAGATTTACTCTTACAATTCTACGAAACTTTGGCATGGGAAAGAAAAACATTGAAGAAAGAATCCAAGAAGAGGCGCAATTTCTTGTAGAAGAGATAAGATCACAAAAAG AACAATTCATTGACCCAACCAAATTTTTACTCCAAGGAGTCTCAAATATAATTTGCTCGATTGTGTTTGGAAACCGCTTTGAATACAGTAATGATAGCTTCCAGAAGCTTCTGACCATGTTCAATGCTGTATTTGTGGATATGAGTAGTGCATGGGGACAG ATGAAGGATATGCTGCCCTCAGTCATGTACTATGTACCAGGACCCCACCAGAGGATCAACAAAAGGTTGCGAAAAATCACCGATTTCATTGAGACGCGAATCAAGATGAATGAGAAGTCAATTGATCCAAACTCACCCAGAGATTACATTGACTGCTTTCTTATAAAACAGCAGCAG GAACAAGACAATACTAACTTTGACAAGAATAACATGATAATGACGATTCTCAACTTATTTTTTGCCGGGACGGAAACAGTCAGCAGCACTCTAAGACATGGATTTATGTTACTTATGAAATACTCCGATATACAAG CTAAAGTGCATGAGGAAATAGACCGTGTGATTGGTGACGGCCGCATCCCAAACATCGAGGACCGCAGCCAAATGCCATATACAGATGCTGTAATCCATGAGATCCAGAGATTCGCTGATATTATCCCCATGAATCTTCCTCACACAACAACCAGAGATGTTACCTTCAAGGGATACACTATTCCTAAG GGTACAGACATCTATCCATTGCTGTGTACGGTTCATCAAGACCCCACAAAGCTTTCCCGCCCCGACAAGTTTGATCCCAACAATTTCTTGGACAACAAGGGACGTTTTAAGAAGAACGAGTCCTTCATGCCGTTTTCTGCAG GGAAGCGGGTATGTATCGGAGAAAGTTTGGCCAAGATGGAGCTGTTTCTTTTCCTAACAACCATCTTACAGCGCTTCAGATTACGTCCAGAGAGAGAGTTCACCGACAACGACATTAAACCCTTTATGACTGGCTTTGCAAATGTTCCCAAATTTTACCGAATGTCCTTCATCCCCCGAATGTGA